Part of the Cyprinus carpio isolate SPL01 chromosome A1, ASM1834038v1, whole genome shotgun sequence genome is shown below.
TGTGTTATGTCTAACCCTTAGCATCAGCTAATCTAATGCTTTGTGCCGTTCTTCAGTTATTAATTACTGATGTAGTATCAGGGTTGAAGTTAAAATAAGCTTAGTATGCCTACTTTAAATCCATGGCTTTATCAGATCTTGTCTGAATTGGCTAGAGGAGGGTGAGCAGAATTCGGCTGCCTATTTCTTTAGGTTGGAAAGGCAACAAGTTAAAAATTCTATTCAGCAACTATATATTGATCGGAAAATAACTAATGACATTATAATAATTGCAGATTTTTGTGCTAAGttctttaatgatttatattctTCCAAATTCTGCAAGCAGAATTTTTTGACTCTTAATGCtcacgtaaaataaatgaatagcctAAAGAAGACTGTCGTCTTTGTGATGAATCAGCATATATTCAGGGTTTCATCCCAgtcgttttttaatttaatattgaaatctgaaaaatgaaatatttgtttatctCATGAATTTACTTCATACCTGCACTCACAACTAGAAATAAACCAGAGATGATTCTATCagtgtcagatttttttttttttttaaacagaatgtcATATTAGGCCTAAATATGTATGTCATCCttaatgctaaattattaaatcttaatattaaattagAATACATGTAATATAACAATAGGCTGTTACCAGTTAAATCAGTATTAATCAAGCCTTCAGAGATAGAAGATGCATCTGAAGTTGCTTTTAGTTGTAGAcctatttacagtttaatgctgatcagacggctgtacatgcatttacatagcaattacaactgtataatgaaatgagattaatgtttaatacaacattttaacacagaaatatgtaatgacaaaatgaaatgataggCCTACTTTATGATACTTATGAAAGTAATATCGCCACTAGGTGTCGGTAAGTCATTGTGTTAATAAAAGAAGCCTTTTATTCAATCTATTCGTTCaagattctgattcattcaggaataaatgCAAGTGTCTGTCTTTAATGATTAGTCACTGAATTGTCTATAATAATGGGTCTTTCAAAGACTGATTCATATCAGGATTCAGGAATGATACACCACTCGATGTGCTTACTCTGACTTTGGTTTGATGACGTCAAGAAAATACCTCCCCACCCATTCACATCTGAAAACCACTATCCTTACCCATCATGCCACgcaatgtaattgtaaaaataatgtaaatatgtaacttcACATAATTctgtacatatttgtttacatgtttacattttaaaaaaaacatttaaccctCTACTTGCTTTCTCTGTTCATTTTCTAACTAGGCTacttgtttttcataaaaaaaaaaaaaacttgctttctatattctatatatttctattctatctacttgttttctgtgtgtgtgtgggtgtgtgagtgtgtgtgtgtataagtcaACATTTGtttcaacatttcaaatgttgattatgtgtatatgtataatatatacatatgctatatatatatatgaagtggctataaaaaccttgctacattAAAGCATTGGGCCTAACCAAGACTTGTCATAGCATTGTGTTTGTtatgctcttttgttagtttgaCTGCTTTTATTGTCTCATTAGTAAGTAGCTTTGGATTCAAAtgttgataaatgtaaatgtaataataaaatttccACCGTACCAAAACAAGTGGTTAGCGTTATTTCAGACGACATttaaacaatctctctctgattTTTATAAATCGTGTCATATTTGTTATTGTACATAACTATGCATGGTGATCCCTAAAAAATCTGTTCTTTAATTCGCACCGATAGCCTACAGTATTCTAATGTTCCAAATGGGCTCGTACTTTAACACTGGGTTTTGTGGCctaaaccataaatatttgactaAAACTTGTCTATTTATATCTGTTTGTATTAACATTAAACTTAACTTTGAAATTTTTAACTGTTGCCCTGCCTTCTACTTCTAAAACCTCATactcactgtaaaaaatgatttactttatttactcaacatattacaagcaatattattaattaaatttaacacattagaattaattagaattaatcaaatgagatgcttacaagcaaccattcaaaatgagtcaaatagcacaaaaaaaccacaacatacCTATAGTTGGCAATCAAGAAAAACAGCGCAAAAACGTAATACGCATGCACATGCCTTTTTCACAAATTCACCATTACGgtttacatggagatgatacaggcatcgtgttcaaaagcttatgttttcaagcccccaaaacagagttattgaagacacctgacgttaagcagaatcactgaaggagaaaaagcaatatttttggttaccattacggtggtcagtgtttgctttagttgtgctcttgacccttaaacttctaaacagatttttttggTTGCTGTAGTTGTGATATAGCAGCTAGACAAGCCAAGAAAGAatgagatcatcatcatcatcatcatcagtttcATCAGTCATTGACACATCATCAGTCATCATACAATATAAACTGTATTTCTGAGTTGGGTGTGTCTTACCAATAACAGGTGTCCTGTGATTGTACAAtataaggtctggtattttctACATAATCAGAGAGATTTTTAGAAGCGCTtctgaacaaaacatttttaaaaaaggagaaACTCTTTAAACAGCATGTTACTTTTCCGAACCATAGGCTGGGCCATATATTGGATGTGGTATGTTCTGCTGGTGTTGGTATCCAATCTCTGGATAGTATCGACATGAGTATAAGTGACCATAGACTTATTACTTTTGACATAAATGTTATGTATTCACGATCCATTTCTGAGCGCACTATAAAATCGTAACATCAAGAGCATGGACTTCTCAAATTTTCGACTTTTGTCTCTGGGCTTACCAACTAACTCAGTGGACACTATAATTCCATGCTTTCTCACTTTTGGATTTTCGCACTGTGCGAGAGAACGGCTTTTACTTTTCCCTGGGCATGGTTTACCCCAGATTACGGTttaatgaaagctgccatggagaCAATTAGAACGGCAGTACAAAAAATCTGGCTTTCCAGTGCACAGGCTTTTTTACATGAACAACAGTCTGCTTACCATTCTGCTTGAATACTGCACGTAAGAGCTACTATTCAAGCATCATTTGTAATGCTGCAACAAATTCTAAATCGCTGTTTAAGACTGTTGACAATCTTCTCAAACCAACTAAGGCCGTTGTTCATTCCTCTGTTGTCCAGTGTAATAAGTTTCTTCATTATTTCACCGGTAAGGTTGAGGgtatatatagcactttaaaagCTAGTACCAGCCTTCAAACTTCCCAACTACTACcttttcaaactttgaaatggTTGGAGATGATTTTATTATAAGTACAGTGAAGTCCATGAACTCTACAACCAGTATTTTAGATCTGGTTCCCTGCTCGGTCATTATTAACTGCCTTGCATCAATCTGCCCTTTTATGACTTCAATTGTGAACTTGTCATCGACTTCTGGAATTGTTCCTCCAGAACTAAAAATAGCTGCCAGTACACCAGTCCCTAAGAAGACTGGTTGTGATGTTTCTGATTTATCCAATTACAGGCCGATTTCTAACCTCCCATTCTTGGCTGAAGTTCTTGAGTGTGTTATGGCAGTTCAGTCAAATAATCACCTAGCTCTGAACAGTATCTTTGAACCTTTTAAATCTGGGTTCAAAAGAGGGCATAGTATTGAAACCGCTTTAATGAGGGTTGCAAAAGATCTTCTTATCGCGGCGGATTCTGGTGCATGGCAGTATTTTGGTCTTGTTAGACCtcagtgctgcttttgacactataTGTCACTCTCTTCTGCTTGACAGGCTGGAAAATTGGTTGGGTCTTTCTGGAGCTGTCCTCAATTGGTTTCGGTCTTATTTAATGAATCGTGCCCAGTTCGTTGGCTTGGGTAACTACAATTCAGATACCGTGCCTGTTCGACAGGGAGTTCCTCAGGGTTCAGTATTGGGTccaatattatttacatttatatgcttCCACTTGGGCAGATCATTAGGAAACATGGTCTTGGGTATCactgctatgcagatgatacGCAGATTTACATCACCACTAGTCCTGATGTCCATTGCTCATTAATAGCTGTGCGTGGTTGTTTAGCAGAGATCAGTATCTGGATGCATAACAACTTCCTGAAGCTGAATGGCTCCAAAACTGAACCTGATGCAGATTGGTACAGTGGCGGCTACTCGTAAGGCCGAGCAGATCAGTTTGATTGTTGATTCCTGTACGGTAATCCCCACTTCACAGGTGTGAAATCTTGGTGTCATTTTTGATCCACAATTATCATTTGaagcacacataaaacacatctctaaaactgcatttttcgaCCTGAGAAACATAGCTCGACTTAgaccttttctctcttttgcagaCACAGAAAGGCTTATACATGCCTTCATAACAACtaggttagattactgtaatgcctTGTTCTCTGGCCTTCCAGCTAAATCGTTGAGCAAGCTTCAGTATTATACAAAATTCTGCCGCTCGTGTGCTCACTTGTACTTCTCCTCGTGAACACATTACACTGGTTCTTTCACAATTACACTGGCTTCCCGTAAATgcgagaattgattttaaaattcttattttaacatACAAGGCACTTCATGGGACTGGACCTTAGTATCTTTGTGATCTCATCAGTCCTTATACTCCATCACGCTCTCTTCGCTCTACTAACTCTCTTTTACTTTACCAGCCATCATGTAAGCTAAAGACCATGGGGGAAAGAGCCTTTTCATACAAAGCACCTAAGCTATGGAATGTGCTTCCTCTGCCCGTCAGAAATGCACCAACgttgggttattttaaaaagttgattaagacatatttatttaagactgtctttctctaatgaattgttgtattgcttttggtgtttttgttttattttatttattactttattactgtaacgctttgggtttaagaaaagcgcattacaaataaaatgtattattattattattatttattatcaccAACAAAGCATGAAATAGGCCAAAGATCATTGAGATTGGACCGTGGATGATTGGAAGAAAGTGGCCTAGTGTGATGAATCAAGATTCCTGGTGCATTACTTTGGTGTCCGAGCACTGATACGCTGATTACCAACAGAGGCTAAAGCACATGCATGCACTGTTGAGGCAGACACAGGCCGGCGGTGGTGGTGTTATGTTGTGGGTGATGTTTTCTTGGGACTCTTTGGGCCCCATTATCCCAAATATCCCATTTTTATCCCATTTATTGTCCCACTTGCAGACCAAGTGCACCAATGGCAATCATGTTCCTTGCTGGTGTTGGTCATTATTAACAGGATAATAcgccatgaacactgccagaagCAGTTTGAGCAACATGATGGTGAATTTCTGTTAATGCAAATACCTTCAAATTCACCTGACATGAACCCAAATGAATATTTGTGGTTTGAATTGGAAAAGCACAATGCACTGGAACCGGAGGACCTGCTGTTGACATTATGGGACCAGATCCCCCAAGAGACCTATCAGCACCTCGTCGAATCAACGTCTTGCTACTACAGGTCATAATGTAATGGCTCGTTGGTGTAGATTAAATAACAGGACATTTAAAAGCACAAGCATATTCTCTATTGACTCACAATGTTAAGATTCTCATAAATCGTCACATTCTCATACAGAGGGATGTTCATTTTAGGATCAGGAGTTTTACTGCAAGAATGAACGGCCTTcatgaaagagagacagaagtAAAATGAGAACCAGGAGAAATTAGGAAAACACAACTAGTTTTAAAAAGTACTATAGTGACCTTGTCTAGGCTTGAATAAAAAAGCTGTACACTTACCACCACATTCTCATACACATATGAGAACAGACTTGGATCAGATATTATGCTCATGTCATTAGAACTGTTTGTGAGAgactgaaaagaagaagaaaacatatCCAATAGTGTTGCCATCAGCATTCCAAGACAGAAGATTGGAGAATCAGAGCCATAGAATGAAGACATATAAAACAAGAATAGCATACATTATAAAACTcatctataaatatatacatcacTAATATCTTGATGTTCAGTCACGTTCTGCATTTGTTATGATCGTATGTGCATTTGTATGCGCAAATGAAAATCTGGCACCCTGTCAGTATATTAATAGAACTGAGATTTTACTGTACAATAAAGCAATTGATTAGAAACATggaaatttcaatatttttttttctgatgcatgATGTAGCCTCTAAGAGTTATTTGATTCTTTCATAAATCAGATTGAATTGCTGTGAGTGGATCTCGATGTAACAACTCATTGACTCtgtgtttttaacaaattttagtCAAATCTTTCCTTTTTTAGGTTCTTCTTTTTTCCATATTttcctcatttatttttaattacattagaTTTCCATTTAGCGCCCCCTATTGAGCAAAGCCTTATTTGAGCCCATAGTGAAACTGACTGACCTTCGACTGCAGTTTGTTCCTGTTCACGCAGCAGCTCGAAAAGAAAACATGTTATATTAACATTACACAATATTAAACCACATAACTAAACACAATAAGGAAAAATCTGACTCTTACCAGGTAAGCAATACAATGATGAAAGCAACCACAACTCCACAAAGCGTAACTACAATGGCTGTATAAGATGTCTTCCAATATAGTACTGAGACAAGATGAAAGATTTAGAGAAATTGATCAGAATAGCTCAGTTTAGAAGGAGTAATGTAAGTATATGAGCTGCTCTACCTTTAACAGTGACAGTAACAGCGTCTGATCTCTGAGATCCATGTTGATTGTGAGCCTCACAGTAGAAGCGTCCACTCTGTAGAGCACTgaaactctgtccagatccaacagttgagctttgattctccttaaaccagctgaagttcagagcaggagggtttgaatcactgctgcagctcagagtcactgaatctccctccactattacaccagATCCAGTTATAGACACTGAGATGTTCCTGGGAGGAtctgaaacagaaaaataaagatatCATTATCAATAATGATAAATCTGAGGTGACAAAGAATTAAACTGAACCAGCATTAACTCACACATGATGTTTAAAGTCACAGCAGCAGAGTATTTCTCTCCATGTTCATTGGTGGACTTGCACTTGTATACttcactgtgatcagagctgatctttgagatgttgtagattcttccagatcctacaaatgttttttctttaaaccagctgatttttgcaggagggtttgaatcactgctgcagctcagagtcactgaatctccctccactattacagatggactgatggacactgagacattttttggTGCATCTATGAAGGATACATATTAAATCCTTATATCATCCCATTCAAACACAATTTCCAGGTTTTTAAAAAGTACTAATGAATCTGTACTCACAGGTGACATTGAGATGAGCAGCAGGAGAGATGTAACTGTGTCCATGTAGAGCACAGCTGTATCTGCCTGCATcctctcttctgactgactgcagcaggagttgattgtttctgtctcttctctcagttaatggctgtgagtttctgtaccagatgaatgttgctctgtcagtcagagtgcagctgcttttacatgtcagactgacattatgaccctctgtcactctctcaggagcctccacctgaagatctgaacacaacacacacattatatctagtgctgctctcatacactgattattattcaacataatgcacagaagaagagctCAGCCTCATGAAAGTCACCTGTGACAGTAAGAGTCACTCCTGGATAACCAATCCATTTTCCATCATCTTTATTAGTGATGAATTTGAAACAGTACATGCGTGAATctttctgtgtcacatgactcagtctgATGGTGCAGCGCTGCTGTTTGTCTCCCAGATACTGAAGCCTCTGTTTGTATTCAGGATACTTAGACAGATCTAAAGGCTCTTTACCCTTTACAGGGTTTTTGGTCCAGAACACTTTCATGATCTTATATCCAGTAGGGTATGTAAAAGTGCAGCTCATTATCACTGATGAGTTATTTAGTGCACAGATGTGTGAAGGACTGTAACTCACACCCCAACCAGCACTAGAAACCCCTGAAACACAGAATTCATATTCAGCACAACTTCATATTCTTTTAAGGCTCTCTGACATATTCtttaaaaggggtcatgaactgtatttttaaaattatattataatgttctcAGAGGTTCACTATTAATGTTAGTGTGATTTTACATCAAaacacatcataatttagaagtaataggttaTTTTCTATCCCGTTTTTGAGCCTCACTGCAGAATGGTCTGTTTTTGTAGGCGGGGCTTATTCAAGACTCAAGGgaacgcccactgctgtgattggctaacagtttctGTGACGTACTCTGAAGACAGCAATTGggttaaaaatgtgtaaatactcAAGTATGACGATCTGGAACAGACAATGTAAGTGGTAAAAGCACGTTTACACAATTATTGCTGGATCTGCTCTAGTCAGACTCAGCACTGCATTAGCGTTTACTTTCAGTCTCTCTGCCTGCATCATACTCTCATTTAAAAACGAATCCATAGttaattaaagcaaacaaacaatcaGTGTTTCACTGATGCGATCTGGAGCTCTTTGCTAATTTTCCCCCGTGTTTACACCGGACGTGACTGTACGcaacagaacccattataatTGCTGATTCTGTCTATACTGAATTGCATAGATTGACACAACAAATATTCAACAGTAAACTGATGTCCTGCTCTATTTCTGACTGACAAGCATTCGCGCTGCTTCTGACCTGAAAGACCATGATGCACTAACAGCACGCATGTCCGATCTAGATACGGTGTTAGGAACACAAAGAAGGCAATTCAAAGactattttttaacagttttcacCACACAGTGTCTTGTAATCTTGTGATGTCATCTGTCTGGCTCTGTTAAGGGAGTAATCCTGTGTTTGCGTCTCTCTTGTCTCTCttgggcggggctaaagaggcagtgatgtagaagcaggctgATCTTCTCCtgcggaggcggggtttagccacactattacgtcataaagtggccGATTTCAAAACAAGTCATTTTCTaagcttggtttcaataaaagctgtttttaaactaacaagaaagttttgagttttgaaacttacagggtgtttttatagtacattgaccTGTTGTATGTCAGTAGATCAAGGtaaatttgatttctcagttcatgaccccttgtAATCaccatatatgtattttttatttatattatcctCAACTTCATATGAAATacttgaaaaatattgttttaatcagTGAATGCAAAACGAATATACTCAGTGTCTACAGAGTGAACAGTTGCTGTGACTCACCGTGAATCATGAGCAGAAAGATCAAAATAGAAGCAGTCATTCTGACAGACTTCAGCATAGCCACAACTACAACAAATGTACAgcagatatttaaaatgacattatttatgacattattagcATCATTTGAAGTGTGTCTCTACAATGGCTGGAAAGCCCCTTTGAGTTCATCAGTCAACCAGCAGAAGGGAAGAACCCAGGACAAGTTGGGTGACTACCTGTATCTATTAAACTTCTGACAATAAAATGTTATACCAGTTTGAATAGAGGCACTTTAATTTctagaaaaaaacataatttcaaattctttttatgtatatattttgttgtttaactCTGACCCAGATCTTCAATAGTAGAGGATGGAAATCCATTGTATGTTTACAAATGTAATAGTCTAAAAAGCAGACAAGTAAATATAAACCAACGCACCTTGAATCAAGAAgtgaataatgtttatttatacagcattttatgctttttatcagtttatcagtATGATGCTTTTTATCAGTCTCATTTCTTCTTGTCTGAAGACTTTACCTCCATAAAATCTGGCTCAGCTTACCTCACTGCTGACACTGATGttgactgaat
Proteins encoded:
- the LOC109053229 gene encoding B-cell receptor CD22-like, which gives rise to MRLSSSSRVTEGHNVSLTCKSSCTLTDRATFIWYRNSQPLTERRDRNNQLLLQSVRREDAGRYSCALHGHSYISPAAHLNVTYAPKNVSVSISPSVIVEGDSVTLSCSSDSNPPAKISWFKEKTFVGSGRIYNISKISSDHSEVYKCKSTNEHGEKYSAAVTLNIMYPPRNISVSITGSGVIVEGDSVTLSCSSDSNPPALNFSWFKENQSSTVGSGQSFSALQSGRFYCEAHNQHGSQRSDAVTVTVKVLYWKTSYTAIVVTLCGVVVAFIIVLLTCCCVNRNKLQSKSLTNSSNDMSIISDPSLFSYVYENVVAVHSCSKTPDPKMNIPLYENVTIYENLNITNRNML